The following proteins are co-located in the Rattus norvegicus strain BN/NHsdMcwi chromosome X, GRCr8, whole genome shotgun sequence genome:
- the Pnma6e gene encoding paraneoplastic antigen Ma6E isoform X1 yields the protein MLPPKFTAMALAILQDWCGWMGVNAQRSLLILGIPDDCGEEEFQEAVQAALRPLGRYRVLGKVFRKEIGAKVALVEFADNLNQSLIPQQIPNNRGSWSVIFLPPVPEVESQDTFSFPAQAHGQALEGASGGVGVSGRSGTSVGEGHVDEIGAVGEAGGTAEEGAADEARVSCKEGAGKAGGRAATPDSFLQEEGAVDEEGAEQERGAGETGRAVEGGAAAEAGLSDEDGVEDEGGVIDEAEVIYEAGIIGEARLPGEGAMDEEDDVVEAGAARMSDEEGAGGDMGVAGVIGGMSWVGAAGEVGAAGEGGVLEAGAGEEGSAGDEESGSDEGSAGDEGSVDGGGAVGEAGAIGEDEAGAAGEARMSDEEGAAGDMGVAGIIGAVGLAGAAGEAGGSGEEGAFDVAGGAHGAGTWTREWSQALQPILENMAYQELRHFTGMEEPGCGGQSFESWLDHANDMLYLWRHISERERRRRLVESLGGPALDLLCELLEEHPDTPAQDCLAALVQVFGNKDTVMTARLKFLTCSQRPQETLFAYVMRLEGLLQMAMEKGAIQPAMVDQARARQVLMRARPNQMLQNNLRRMRLERRPPGFVGLLRLVRETEAREAALAENAEAQEGEGVEVHGGELDVQAALASVGVAEPAPAIREVLPTSEDAGQAAAAAAVQQAAGAAPDGDSATKADPDSGEAKAFPVTQRDDNASAPAGSGQAGPTEGPSVLESVAHEGEQEAEQPVTEGLKEESENEDGAWESSHPKSFLGK from the coding sequence ATGTTACCTCCTAAGTTCACTGCTATGGCACTGGCGATTCTGCAGGACtggtgtgggtggatgggtgtcAATGCCCAGCGCTCACTGCTTATCCTGGGCATCCCCGATGACTGTGGTGAAGAAGAATTTCAGGAGGCAGTGCAGGCTGCCCTCAGGCCCCTGGGCAGGTACCGAGTGCTTGGCAAAGTCTTCAGAAAGGAGATTGGGGCAAAGGTCGCTTTGGTTGAATTCGCTGACAATTTAAACCAAAGTTTGATCCCCCAACAAATACCAAATAATAGGGGGTCCTGGAGTGTGATcttccttcctccagtccctgaAGTTGAGTCACAGGATACATTCAGTTTCCCTGCACAGGCTCATGGGCAAGCTTTGGAAGGGGCTTCAGGTGGGGTAGGAGTTTCAGGTAGGTCAGGAACTTCAGTTGGGGAAGGACATGTAGATGAGATAGGAGCTgtgggtgaggcaggaggaacagcTGAGGAAGGAGCTGCAGATGAGGCAAGAGTGTCTTGCAAGGAGGGAGCAGGTAAGGCAGGAGGAAGAGCTGCCACTCCTGACTCCTTCCTACAGGAGGAAGGAGCTGTGGATGAGGAAGgagcagagcaggagagaggagCAGGTGAGACAGGAAGAGCAGTGGAGGGAGGAGCTGCAGCTGAGGCAGGCTTGTCAGATGAGGACGGAGTAGAAGATGAAGGAGGAGTCATAGATGAGGCTGAAGTTATATATGAGGCAGGAATTATAGGTGAAGCACGACTGCCAGGTGAGGGGGCTATGGATGAGGAAGATGATGTAGTTGAGGCAGGGGCTGCCAGAATGTCTGATGAGGAAGGGGCTGGAGGTGACATGGGGGTTGCAGGTGTTATAGGAGGTATGAGTTGGGTGGGAGCTGCAGGTGAGGTGGGAGCtgcaggagagggaggagttttagaggcaggggcaggtgaagAGGGGTCTGCAGGGGATGAGGAGTCTGGGAGCGATGAGGGCTCTGCAGGGGATGAAGGATCTGTGGATGGTGGAGGAGCTGTGGGTGAAGCAGGAGCTATAGGTGAGGATGAGGCAGGAGCTGCAGGTGAGGCCAGAATGTCAGATGAGGAGGGAGCTGCAGGGGACATGGGAGTTGCAGGGATCATAGGAGCTGTAGGATTGGCAGGAGCTGCaggtgaggcaggaggttcaGGTGAGGAAGGGGCCTTTGATGTGGCAGGAGGGGCACATGGGGCTGGAACCTGGACCCGAGAGTGGAGCCAAGCCCTGCAACCCATTCTGGAAAACATGGCCTATCAGGAGCTGAGACACTTCACTGGGATGGAAGAACCTGGCTGTGGGGGTCAGTCTTTTGAGAGCTGGCTGGACCATGCCAATGACATGCTTTACCTGTGGCGTCACATATCCGAGAGAGAGAGGAGGCGGCGGCTGGTGGAGAGTTTGGGGGGCCCTGCCCTGGATCTCCTGTGTGagcttctggaagagcatccagacACCCCTGCTCAGGACTGCCTCGCTGCACTGGTGCAGGTGTTTGGCAACAAGGATACCGTGATGACAGCACGACTCAAGTTCCTGACTTGCTCCCAGCGGCCTCAGGAGACCCTGTTTGCCTATGTGATGCGCCTGGAAGGTCTGCTGCAGATGGCCATGGAGAAGGGGGCCATCCAGCCTGCAATGGTGGATCAGGCGAGGGCCCGGCAGGTGCTGATGCGGGCCAGGCCCAACCAGATGCTACAGAACAACCTGAGGAGGATGCGGCTGGAGAGGCGGCCACCTGGCTTTGTGGGGTTGCTCAGGCTTGTTCGGGAGACTGAGGCACGGGAGGCAGCTCTGGCTGAAAATGCAGAAGCCCAGGAGGGGGAAGGAGTGGAAGTGCATGGTGGTGAGCTGGATGTCCAGGCTGCCCTTGCCAGTGTTGGGGTTGCTGAACCTGCCCCTGCCATTAGAGAGGTCCTCCCAACCAGTGAAGATGCTggccaggctgctgctgctgctgctgttcagCAAGCTGCTGGGGCTGCTCCTGATGGTGATAGTGCCACAAAGGCAGACCCTGATTCTGGTGAAGCTAAGGCCTTCCCTGTCACCCAGAGAGATGATAATGCGTCAGCCCCTGCTGGCTCAGGCCAGGCAGGGCCCACTGAGGGCCCAAGTGTGCTTGAGAGTGTGGCCCATGAAGGAGAGCAAGAAGCAGAGCAGCCTGTAACAGAGGGGCTGAAGGAAGAGTCAGAAAATGAGGATGGGGCATGGGAGTCTAGTCACCCCAAGTCCTTCCTTGGCAAATAG